The following proteins are co-located in the Rhizobium sp. NLR16a genome:
- a CDS encoding SUMF1/EgtB/PvdO family nonheme iron enzyme, whose amino-acid sequence MARNATIEPVSGISIAIPLALLVVLSAALAVQSGFVVAQGPEATVAAPQTITVAPHRFAYRDAAEYFRDGLAIDAPKRDVSVISSLEIMKYQTTLRDYNRCVAEAICAPAETGDGAPPREETPVTGVSYDDALRYAAWLSERTGSEWRLPTDFELAYAAADRFPDDALGIDPDDRNPANRWLADYEREARRAAAIDPRPQPQGSFGISQTGLVDFAGNVWEWTSTCNKRVDLGQNRRVEEPDPRSCGIMIAAGKHRAPMSSFVRIPKGGGCSVGSPPDNLGFRLVRQHGLLEGLKDWARRGMTDVFEQAASDRARTG is encoded by the coding sequence ATGGCCCGGAACGCAACGATTGAGCCGGTTTCAGGCATATCCATCGCAATTCCTCTCGCGCTGCTCGTGGTCCTCTCGGCCGCGCTTGCGGTGCAATCCGGATTCGTGGTGGCGCAAGGGCCTGAGGCGACCGTTGCGGCGCCGCAGACAATCACGGTTGCGCCGCATCGTTTCGCCTATCGCGACGCCGCCGAGTATTTCCGTGACGGTCTGGCCATCGACGCACCCAAACGCGACGTGAGCGTGATTTCATCGCTCGAAATCATGAAATACCAGACCACGCTTCGCGATTACAATCGCTGCGTGGCCGAGGCCATTTGTGCGCCGGCCGAGACCGGAGACGGCGCACCGCCGCGGGAGGAGACTCCGGTGACCGGCGTGAGCTACGACGACGCGCTCCGATATGCGGCCTGGCTGTCGGAACGCACGGGGAGCGAATGGCGGCTGCCGACCGATTTCGAGCTGGCCTATGCCGCCGCCGACCGTTTTCCTGACGATGCTCTCGGCATAGATCCCGACGACAGGAATCCTGCTAACCGCTGGCTCGCCGATTACGAGCGTGAAGCGCGCAGGGCAGCGGCGATCGACCCCCGACCACAGCCGCAGGGCTCGTTCGGGATCAGTCAAACCGGTCTGGTGGATTTCGCCGGCAACGTCTGGGAGTGGACGTCGACCTGTAACAAGCGGGTCGATCTCGGCCAGAACCGCCGCGTCGAGGAGCCTGACCCCAGGAGCTGTGGGATCATGATAGCCGCCGGCAAGCATCGCGCTCCGATGAGCAGTTTCGTCCGGATTCCCAAGGGCGGCGGATGTTCTGTCGGAAGTCCGCCCGACAATCTCGGCTTTCGCCTCGTTCGCCAGCACGGGTTGCTCGAAGGCCTGAAAG